The proteins below come from a single Vidua chalybeata isolate OUT-0048 chromosome 1, bVidCha1 merged haplotype, whole genome shotgun sequence genomic window:
- the RPP38 gene encoding ribonuclease P protein subunit p38 isoform X2, with protein MGTWRRPQRVVLGPCLARVSLLPGAGGAPGALRGGSGWRGSWRRWTWAAFLRSPFRRKRGRRGRGGNAAVQQRKWCGPSTILRDKTQNHLRMSVIQQGTATLRKAKKTTIKTCLDNPFVFQWKTIDGEDMHFILGTLEERIKHIGLKKIESPRWKKRSLTKKQTERKCDAGTNEFPKEEAESHQQKPGWTDISIRRQLAIGVNEVTKALEKNELLLLLVCKSAKPAMITSHLIELSASRATPAGQVPRLSETVAPLLGLTSILALGFKKQSDKFTEAIAAIIPKIPALEVPWFQYRTEESMAYADTDSSENLEPEELAEVLGDKLTSQKRKHTESNQPDLSNVILQPLKIKKIVPNPNKIKKPPRKKKKAFSA; from the exons ATGGGGACCTGGAGGCGGCCGCAGCGCGTTGTGCTGGGGCCGTGCTTAGCCCGCGTTTCGCTGTtgccaggggctggaggagcccccGGAGCGCTCCGCGGCGGAAGCGGCTGGCGCGGTTCCTGGCGGCGGTGGACGTGGGCGGCGTTTCTCCGATCTCCCTTCCGCCGGAAGCGAGGGCGTCGGGGCCGTG GGGGCAATGCAGCTGTGCAACAGCGAAAATGGTGTGGTCCTTCAACCATTCTG AGAGACAAAACACAGAACCACCTCAGGATGTCTGTCATTCAGCAAGGGACGGCAACACTTcggaaagcaaagaaaaccacTATAAAAACGTGTCTAGATAACCCCTTTGTTTTCCAATGGAAAACCATAGATGGAGAAGATATGCATTTTATACTAGGGACCTTAGAAGAAAGGATTAAACATATTGGACTTAAAAAGATTGAGAGTCCAAGGTGGAAAAAACGTTCCCttacaaaaaagcaaacagaaagaaagtgTGATGCTGGCACCAATGAATTCCCtaaagaggaagcagaaagccACCAACAAAAACCAGGATGGACTGACATAAGTATCAGAAGACAGCTTGCTATTGGAGTTAATGAAGTTACAAAAGCATTGGAAAAGAATGAACTTCTTCTCTTGCTGGTGTGCAAGTCTGCCAAACCTGCCATGATCACGTCGCACCTGATCGAGCTGAGCGCGAGCCGCGCCACGCCGGCAGGGCAGGTGCCACGGCTCAGCGAGACCGTCGCGCCCCTTCTTGGCTTAACATCCATTTTAGCACTGGGCTTCAAAAAGCAGTCTGACAAATTCACTGAAGCAATAGCAGCAATAATTCCAAAGATACCAGCTTTGGAAGTGCCGTGGTTTCAGTACAGAACTGAAGAATCCATGGCTTATGCAGATACAGATTCTTCAGAAAATCTGGAACCCGAAGAGCTTGCAGAGGTGCTGGGGGATAAGCTCACAAGTCAGAAGAGGAAGCATACGGAAAGCAATCAGCCTGATCtttcaaatgtaattttgcAGCCtttgaaaatcaagaaaattgtCCCAAATCCCAATAAGATAAAGAAACCACCtcgcaaaaagaaaaaggctttttcagCATAA
- the RPP38 gene encoding ribonuclease P protein subunit p38 isoform X5, whose product MFHGLVFFRDKTQNHLRMSVIQQGTATLRKAKKTTIKTCLDNPFVFQWKTIDGEDMHFILGTLEERIKHIGLKKIESPRWKKRSLTKKQTERKCDAGTNEFPKEEAESHQQKPGWTDISIRRQLAIGVNEVTKALEKNELLLLLVCKSAKPAMITSHLIELSASRATPAGQVPRLSETVAPLLGLTSILALGFKKQSDKFTEAIAAIIPKIPALEVPWFQYRTEESMAYADTDSSENLEPEELAEVLGDKLTSQKRKHTESNQPDLSNVILQPLKIKKIVPNPNKIKKPPRKKKKAFSA is encoded by the exons ATGTTccatggtttggtttttttt AGAGACAAAACACAGAACCACCTCAGGATGTCTGTCATTCAGCAAGGGACGGCAACACTTcggaaagcaaagaaaaccacTATAAAAACGTGTCTAGATAACCCCTTTGTTTTCCAATGGAAAACCATAGATGGAGAAGATATGCATTTTATACTAGGGACCTTAGAAGAAAGGATTAAACATATTGGACTTAAAAAGATTGAGAGTCCAAGGTGGAAAAAACGTTCCCttacaaaaaagcaaacagaaagaaagtgTGATGCTGGCACCAATGAATTCCCtaaagaggaagcagaaagccACCAACAAAAACCAGGATGGACTGACATAAGTATCAGAAGACAGCTTGCTATTGGAGTTAATGAAGTTACAAAAGCATTGGAAAAGAATGAACTTCTTCTCTTGCTGGTGTGCAAGTCTGCCAAACCTGCCATGATCACGTCGCACCTGATCGAGCTGAGCGCGAGCCGCGCCACGCCGGCAGGGCAGGTGCCACGGCTCAGCGAGACCGTCGCGCCCCTTCTTGGCTTAACATCCATTTTAGCACTGGGCTTCAAAAAGCAGTCTGACAAATTCACTGAAGCAATAGCAGCAATAATTCCAAAGATACCAGCTTTGGAAGTGCCGTGGTTTCAGTACAGAACTGAAGAATCCATGGCTTATGCAGATACAGATTCTTCAGAAAATCTGGAACCCGAAGAGCTTGCAGAGGTGCTGGGGGATAAGCTCACAAGTCAGAAGAGGAAGCATACGGAAAGCAATCAGCCTGATCtttcaaatgtaattttgcAGCCtttgaaaatcaagaaaattgtCCCAAATCCCAATAAGATAAAGAAACCACCtcgcaaaaagaaaaaggctttttcagCATAA
- the RPP38 gene encoding ribonuclease P protein subunit p38 isoform X3: MRRPGRGCCGPGGALANGDLEAAAARCAGAVLSPRFAVARGWRSPRSAPRRKRLARFLAAVDRDKTQNHLRMSVIQQGTATLRKAKKTTIKTCLDNPFVFQWKTIDGEDMHFILGTLEERIKHIGLKKIESPRWKKRSLTKKQTERKCDAGTNEFPKEEAESHQQKPGWTDISIRRQLAIGVNEVTKALEKNELLLLLVCKSAKPAMITSHLIELSASRATPAGQVPRLSETVAPLLGLTSILALGFKKQSDKFTEAIAAIIPKIPALEVPWFQYRTEESMAYADTDSSENLEPEELAEVLGDKLTSQKRKHTESNQPDLSNVILQPLKIKKIVPNPNKIKKPPRKKKKAFSA; this comes from the exons ATGCGGCGGCCGGGGAGAGGGTGCTGCGGTCCCGGCGGAGCCCTCGCCAATGGGGACCTGGAGGCGGCCGCAGCGCGTTGTGCTGGGGCCGTGCTTAGCCCGCGTTTCGCTGTtgccaggggctggaggagcccccGGAGCGCTCCGCGGCGGAAGCGGCTGGCGCGGTTCCTGGCGGCGGTGGAC AGAGACAAAACACAGAACCACCTCAGGATGTCTGTCATTCAGCAAGGGACGGCAACACTTcggaaagcaaagaaaaccacTATAAAAACGTGTCTAGATAACCCCTTTGTTTTCCAATGGAAAACCATAGATGGAGAAGATATGCATTTTATACTAGGGACCTTAGAAGAAAGGATTAAACATATTGGACTTAAAAAGATTGAGAGTCCAAGGTGGAAAAAACGTTCCCttacaaaaaagcaaacagaaagaaagtgTGATGCTGGCACCAATGAATTCCCtaaagaggaagcagaaagccACCAACAAAAACCAGGATGGACTGACATAAGTATCAGAAGACAGCTTGCTATTGGAGTTAATGAAGTTACAAAAGCATTGGAAAAGAATGAACTTCTTCTCTTGCTGGTGTGCAAGTCTGCCAAACCTGCCATGATCACGTCGCACCTGATCGAGCTGAGCGCGAGCCGCGCCACGCCGGCAGGGCAGGTGCCACGGCTCAGCGAGACCGTCGCGCCCCTTCTTGGCTTAACATCCATTTTAGCACTGGGCTTCAAAAAGCAGTCTGACAAATTCACTGAAGCAATAGCAGCAATAATTCCAAAGATACCAGCTTTGGAAGTGCCGTGGTTTCAGTACAGAACTGAAGAATCCATGGCTTATGCAGATACAGATTCTTCAGAAAATCTGGAACCCGAAGAGCTTGCAGAGGTGCTGGGGGATAAGCTCACAAGTCAGAAGAGGAAGCATACGGAAAGCAATCAGCCTGATCtttcaaatgtaattttgcAGCCtttgaaaatcaagaaaattgtCCCAAATCCCAATAAGATAAAGAAACCACCtcgcaaaaagaaaaaggctttttcagCATAA
- the RPP38 gene encoding ribonuclease P protein subunit p38 isoform X1 has product MRRPGRGCCGPGGALANGDLEAAAARCAGAVLSPRFAVARGWRSPRSAPRRKRLARFLAAVDVGGVSPISLPPEARASGPWCERDKTQNHLRMSVIQQGTATLRKAKKTTIKTCLDNPFVFQWKTIDGEDMHFILGTLEERIKHIGLKKIESPRWKKRSLTKKQTERKCDAGTNEFPKEEAESHQQKPGWTDISIRRQLAIGVNEVTKALEKNELLLLLVCKSAKPAMITSHLIELSASRATPAGQVPRLSETVAPLLGLTSILALGFKKQSDKFTEAIAAIIPKIPALEVPWFQYRTEESMAYADTDSSENLEPEELAEVLGDKLTSQKRKHTESNQPDLSNVILQPLKIKKIVPNPNKIKKPPRKKKKAFSA; this is encoded by the exons ATGCGGCGGCCGGGGAGAGGGTGCTGCGGTCCCGGCGGAGCCCTCGCCAATGGGGACCTGGAGGCGGCCGCAGCGCGTTGTGCTGGGGCCGTGCTTAGCCCGCGTTTCGCTGTtgccaggggctggaggagcccccGGAGCGCTCCGCGGCGGAAGCGGCTGGCGCGGTTCCTGGCGGCGGTGGACGTGGGCGGCGTTTCTCCGATCTCCCTTCCGCCGGAAGCGAGGGCGTCGGGGCCGTGGTGCGAG AGAGACAAAACACAGAACCACCTCAGGATGTCTGTCATTCAGCAAGGGACGGCAACACTTcggaaagcaaagaaaaccacTATAAAAACGTGTCTAGATAACCCCTTTGTTTTCCAATGGAAAACCATAGATGGAGAAGATATGCATTTTATACTAGGGACCTTAGAAGAAAGGATTAAACATATTGGACTTAAAAAGATTGAGAGTCCAAGGTGGAAAAAACGTTCCCttacaaaaaagcaaacagaaagaaagtgTGATGCTGGCACCAATGAATTCCCtaaagaggaagcagaaagccACCAACAAAAACCAGGATGGACTGACATAAGTATCAGAAGACAGCTTGCTATTGGAGTTAATGAAGTTACAAAAGCATTGGAAAAGAATGAACTTCTTCTCTTGCTGGTGTGCAAGTCTGCCAAACCTGCCATGATCACGTCGCACCTGATCGAGCTGAGCGCGAGCCGCGCCACGCCGGCAGGGCAGGTGCCACGGCTCAGCGAGACCGTCGCGCCCCTTCTTGGCTTAACATCCATTTTAGCACTGGGCTTCAAAAAGCAGTCTGACAAATTCACTGAAGCAATAGCAGCAATAATTCCAAAGATACCAGCTTTGGAAGTGCCGTGGTTTCAGTACAGAACTGAAGAATCCATGGCTTATGCAGATACAGATTCTTCAGAAAATCTGGAACCCGAAGAGCTTGCAGAGGTGCTGGGGGATAAGCTCACAAGTCAGAAGAGGAAGCATACGGAAAGCAATCAGCCTGATCtttcaaatgtaattttgcAGCCtttgaaaatcaagaaaattgtCCCAAATCCCAATAAGATAAAGAAACCACCtcgcaaaaagaaaaaggctttttcagCATAA
- the RPP38 gene encoding ribonuclease P protein subunit p38 isoform X4, whose translation MRQVSGAFEPWERQWGWRSPRSAPRRKRLARFLAAVDVGGVSPISLPPEARASGPWCERDKTQNHLRMSVIQQGTATLRKAKKTTIKTCLDNPFVFQWKTIDGEDMHFILGTLEERIKHIGLKKIESPRWKKRSLTKKQTERKCDAGTNEFPKEEAESHQQKPGWTDISIRRQLAIGVNEVTKALEKNELLLLLVCKSAKPAMITSHLIELSASRATPAGQVPRLSETVAPLLGLTSILALGFKKQSDKFTEAIAAIIPKIPALEVPWFQYRTEESMAYADTDSSENLEPEELAEVLGDKLTSQKRKHTESNQPDLSNVILQPLKIKKIVPNPNKIKKPPRKKKKAFSA comes from the exons ATGCGCCAGGTCTCGGGAGCGTTCGAGCCCTGGGAACGCCAGTG gggctggaggagcccccGGAGCGCTCCGCGGCGGAAGCGGCTGGCGCGGTTCCTGGCGGCGGTGGACGTGGGCGGCGTTTCTCCGATCTCCCTTCCGCCGGAAGCGAGGGCGTCGGGGCCGTGGTGCGAG AGAGACAAAACACAGAACCACCTCAGGATGTCTGTCATTCAGCAAGGGACGGCAACACTTcggaaagcaaagaaaaccacTATAAAAACGTGTCTAGATAACCCCTTTGTTTTCCAATGGAAAACCATAGATGGAGAAGATATGCATTTTATACTAGGGACCTTAGAAGAAAGGATTAAACATATTGGACTTAAAAAGATTGAGAGTCCAAGGTGGAAAAAACGTTCCCttacaaaaaagcaaacagaaagaaagtgTGATGCTGGCACCAATGAATTCCCtaaagaggaagcagaaagccACCAACAAAAACCAGGATGGACTGACATAAGTATCAGAAGACAGCTTGCTATTGGAGTTAATGAAGTTACAAAAGCATTGGAAAAGAATGAACTTCTTCTCTTGCTGGTGTGCAAGTCTGCCAAACCTGCCATGATCACGTCGCACCTGATCGAGCTGAGCGCGAGCCGCGCCACGCCGGCAGGGCAGGTGCCACGGCTCAGCGAGACCGTCGCGCCCCTTCTTGGCTTAACATCCATTTTAGCACTGGGCTTCAAAAAGCAGTCTGACAAATTCACTGAAGCAATAGCAGCAATAATTCCAAAGATACCAGCTTTGGAAGTGCCGTGGTTTCAGTACAGAACTGAAGAATCCATGGCTTATGCAGATACAGATTCTTCAGAAAATCTGGAACCCGAAGAGCTTGCAGAGGTGCTGGGGGATAAGCTCACAAGTCAGAAGAGGAAGCATACGGAAAGCAATCAGCCTGATCtttcaaatgtaattttgcAGCCtttgaaaatcaagaaaattgtCCCAAATCCCAATAAGATAAAGAAACCACCtcgcaaaaagaaaaaggctttttcagCATAA
- the RPP38 gene encoding ribonuclease P protein subunit p38 isoform X6: protein MSVIQQGTATLRKAKKTTIKTCLDNPFVFQWKTIDGEDMHFILGTLEERIKHIGLKKIESPRWKKRSLTKKQTERKCDAGTNEFPKEEAESHQQKPGWTDISIRRQLAIGVNEVTKALEKNELLLLLVCKSAKPAMITSHLIELSASRATPAGQVPRLSETVAPLLGLTSILALGFKKQSDKFTEAIAAIIPKIPALEVPWFQYRTEESMAYADTDSSENLEPEELAEVLGDKLTSQKRKHTESNQPDLSNVILQPLKIKKIVPNPNKIKKPPRKKKKAFSA, encoded by the coding sequence ATGTCTGTCATTCAGCAAGGGACGGCAACACTTcggaaagcaaagaaaaccacTATAAAAACGTGTCTAGATAACCCCTTTGTTTTCCAATGGAAAACCATAGATGGAGAAGATATGCATTTTATACTAGGGACCTTAGAAGAAAGGATTAAACATATTGGACTTAAAAAGATTGAGAGTCCAAGGTGGAAAAAACGTTCCCttacaaaaaagcaaacagaaagaaagtgTGATGCTGGCACCAATGAATTCCCtaaagaggaagcagaaagccACCAACAAAAACCAGGATGGACTGACATAAGTATCAGAAGACAGCTTGCTATTGGAGTTAATGAAGTTACAAAAGCATTGGAAAAGAATGAACTTCTTCTCTTGCTGGTGTGCAAGTCTGCCAAACCTGCCATGATCACGTCGCACCTGATCGAGCTGAGCGCGAGCCGCGCCACGCCGGCAGGGCAGGTGCCACGGCTCAGCGAGACCGTCGCGCCCCTTCTTGGCTTAACATCCATTTTAGCACTGGGCTTCAAAAAGCAGTCTGACAAATTCACTGAAGCAATAGCAGCAATAATTCCAAAGATACCAGCTTTGGAAGTGCCGTGGTTTCAGTACAGAACTGAAGAATCCATGGCTTATGCAGATACAGATTCTTCAGAAAATCTGGAACCCGAAGAGCTTGCAGAGGTGCTGGGGGATAAGCTCACAAGTCAGAAGAGGAAGCATACGGAAAGCAATCAGCCTGATCtttcaaatgtaattttgcAGCCtttgaaaatcaagaaaattgtCCCAAATCCCAATAAGATAAAGAAACCACCtcgcaaaaagaaaaaggctttttcagCATAA